The DNA window GCGCCTGGGTCTGGGGCACTATCACCTTCTATGCCTTCTGCGTGTCGGCCGTGTTCGGCGCCGTGATCGCCGTCGGCATGGTGCTCTATCGCCGGGCCTGGCCGAAGCACCGAGCCCAGTTTGAGGTGATCCTCAACGAGATCCTCACGATCCGCGACCCGAATCAGCTAGCAGTGATCGCGGCCGAGCGCAAGAGCTCGATGTTGTTGCTGCCCTACGGGATTCCGATCGCCATTGGCACCATCGTGTACTTCGCCTGGACGGGGATGCTGCTATGAACTTGCTGGCAAATTCGCTCACCGCACGCGGGCACAAAGCCGCCGTCGGAGAAAACTTTGGCCAGGTCGGGCCGTTCCGCGTGGAGAAAGTCTGGCGGTCCTGCCGAAGGAACCGAAAGGGAGCTGCACTGGTCGAGTTCGCCATCGTGGCGCCGATCTTGTTTCTCCTCGTGTTCGGCATGATCGAGTACGGGCGCATGGTGATGGTGCAGCAAGTGCTGACCAACGCCTCGCGCGAAGGCGCCCGGCTCGGTGTCCTGGACGGGACCACGACGGCTGACGTCGAAGACGCGGTCGATACGTACCTGCTCAGTGCCAACATCAGCGGTGCAACTGTATCGGTCACGCCGAGCCCGCCGAGTAGTGCTGGCTATGGCGCGCCGGTGAACGTGTCGGTGTCCGTACCATTTAATCAAGTCAGCTGGTTGCCTACGCCGTTGTACCTGGGGGGGAAGACTCTCAGCGCCACTACCACTATGCGCCGAGAGACCGCCCAATAAGTACGGCGGCGGCCGCCGGGACCCGCGTCGGGTCCCCGTGCGGTGCGCGGTAGCCAGGAGGCGTGCATGCGTCCGAAGTCGCTGGTGCTCTTGCTGCTGGCCCTGGGCTGCGGCCTCGTGGCCTCGATCGGCATCAACCAGGTGCTAGCGAACCGCCGCGCGCAGCCCGACTCGCCGCGCGGCGAGACCGATGCGATTTTCGTCGCGATTGCCGACGTCGATACCTGGGAACCCTTGTCGGTTCAGAACGTCAAGCTCGAGGACTGGCCGCGCGAACGCATCCCGGCCGGGGCGATTAAGACCCTCGACAATCTCGACGGCCGCCGCGTGCGGACCAAGATCTATCAGGGCGAACCGATCCTCGAAGCCAAGCTCTTGAGCCCCGGCGCCAGCAAGACCGGCGCGACGGGCCTGATTCCCAAGGGCTTCCGTGCGGTCTCCGTGCGGGTCGACTCGGTCAGCGGCGGCAGCGGTTTGATCCTGCCCAACGACCGCGTCGACGTGTTGGTACACATCAAGTCCGACCCGGCCCGCGGCATCGGCCAGACCGTGACACGCACGATCCTGCAGGACGTGCAGGTGTTCGCCATCAACGAGGTCTTCCGCAACGAAGAAAAAGAAGCCGAAGAATCGGCCATTGCCGCCAAAACGATCACGCTGCTGGTCACGCCCCAAGACGCCGAGTTGATCACGCTCGCCACCGAGCTGGGTAAGATCCGCCTGGTGATGCGCAGCCCCGAGGACGACGAAGCGTCGGCCACCGAGGGCGCGCTGGCCAACGACCTGCTGAACAACGAAGCCCATAAAGGCGATCGCGACG is part of the Pirellulales bacterium genome and encodes:
- a CDS encoding prepilin peptidase; its protein translation is MMAGIIENWHVWLVSVVLIYAAVIDGWKLKVPNYITFPMIISGWIYSLAFYGFAGLGWSLAGTAVGLALLLPAYAIGGMGAGDVKLLAGVGAWVWGTITFYAFCVSAVFGAVIAVGMVLYRRAWPKHRAQFEVILNEILTIRDPNQLAVIAAERKSSMLLLPYGIPIAIGTIVYFAWTGMLL
- a CDS encoding pilus assembly protein, encoding MNLLANSLTARGHKAAVGENFGQVGPFRVEKVWRSCRRNRKGAALVEFAIVAPILFLLVFGMIEYGRMVMVQQVLTNASREGARLGVLDGTTTADVEDAVDTYLLSANISGATVSVTPSPPSSAGYGAPVNVSVSVPFNQVSWLPTPLYLGGKTLSATTTMRRETAQ
- the cpaB gene encoding Flp pilus assembly protein CpaB, with the translated sequence MRPKSLVLLLLALGCGLVASIGINQVLANRRAQPDSPRGETDAIFVAIADVDTWEPLSVQNVKLEDWPRERIPAGAIKTLDNLDGRRVRTKIYQGEPILEAKLLSPGASKTGATGLIPKGFRAVSVRVDSVSGGSGLILPNDRVDVLVHIKSDPARGIGQTVTRTILQDVQVFAINEVFRNEEKEAEESAIAAKTITLLVTPQDAELITLATELGKIRLVMRSPEDDEASATEGALANDLLNNEAHKGDRDDESLMQDNEPASKDELAGFLHGQRQPTAADTAAAQPTP